Genomic segment of Streptomyces roseifaciens:
CTGGGGCTGCTCACGCGCTGGCTCTCCGCCACCCTCGGCGAGGGGCTGATCCTCGACCTGCGGACCGCCGTCTTCGACCACGTCCAGCGGATGCCGGTCGCCTTCTTCACCCGTACCCGCACCGGCGCCCTGGTCAGCCGGCTCAACAACGACGTCATCGGCGCCCAGCGCGCCTTCAGCAACACCCTCTCCGGCGTCGTCTCCAACACCGTCACCCTGCTCCTGACGCTCGGCGTGATGCTCAGCATCTCCTGGCAGATCACGCTGCTCGCCCTCGTCCTGCTGCCCGTGTTCGTCCTGCCCGCCCGGAGGATGGGCTCGCGCATGGCCGGGCTGCAGCGCGAGGCCGCCCACCACAACGCCGCCATGAGCAACCAGATGACCGAGCGGTTCTCCGCGCCCGGCGCCACCCTCGTCAAGCTGTTCGGGCGGCCCGCGGAGGAGTCGGCCGAGTTCGCCTCCCGTGCCCGCGCGGTGCGTGACATCGGCGTACGCACCGCCATGGCCCAGTCGGCGTTCATCACCGCCCTCACGCTCGTCTCCGCCCTGGCACTGGCCCTGGTCTACGGACTCGGCGGCTTCTACGCGCTGCACGGCCGGCTGGAGCCGGGGGCCGTCGTCGCGCTCGCCCTGCTCCTCACCCGCCTCTACGCCCCGCTGACCGCCCTCGCCGGTGCCCGCGTCGAGGTGATGAGCGCCCTCGTCAGCTTCGAGCGCGTCTTCGAGATCCTCGACCTCAAGCCGCTGATCGCCGAGAAGCCGGACGCCCGGCGGGTGCCGGACGGGCCGGTCTCGGTCGAGTTCGACGACGTCCGGTTCGGCTACCCGGCCGCAGACAAGGTCTCCCTCGCCTCCCTGGAGGACGTCGCCGGCCTGGACACCCGCGGCGGCACCGAGGTCCTGCACGGCATCTCCTTCCGCGCCGAGCCGGGCCGGATGGTGGCCCTGGTCGGCTCCTCCGGCGCGGGGAAGTCGACCATCGCCCAGCTGCTGCCCCGGCTCTACGACACCGACGCCGGATCCGTACGCCTCGGCGGCGTCGACGTCCGCGACCTGAGCGCCGAGTCCGTCCGCGAGACGCTCGGCATGGTCACCCAGGACGGCCACCTCTTCCACGACACCGTCCGCGCCAACCTGCTCCTCGCCCGGCCGGAGGCCACCGAGGAGGAGGTCTGGGACGCGCTGCGGCGGGCCCGGCTCGAAGGGCTCGTGGCCTCCCTGCCCGACGGCCTGGACACGGTCGTCGGCGAGCGCGGCTACCGCCTCTCCGGCGGCGAGCGGCAGCGGCTGACCATCGCCCGCCTGCTGCTGGCCCGCCAGCGCGTCGTCATCCTCGACGAGGCGACCGCCCACCTCGACTCCACCTCCGAGGCCGCCGTCCAGGAGGCGCTGGCCGAGGCCCTGGAGGGCCGTACCGCCGTGGTGATCGCCCACCGGCTGTCCACCGTGCGGGCGGCCGACCTCATCCTCGTCGTCGAGGACGGCCGGGTCGTCGAACGCGGCACCCACGGCGAGCTGCTGGCCGCGGGCGGACGCTACGAGGAGCTGTACCGCACGCAGTTCGCTCGCGCGCAGGCGGACGGGGAGGCGGAGCCCGTCCGCTGACCGGCGGCGCCGGGCAGCCCACTTGCCGAACGAGCGGCCTCCCGGCCGGCGGAATGCCGGCCGGGAGGCCGCTCGTTTCATGTGGGACGCGCCGCTACTCGCCCTGGCGGAGCGTCAGGGCCGCGCGCTTGACGGCTGCGGCGACGGATTCCGTGGCCTTCGGGTTGAAGACGCTGGGGATGATGTAGTTCGCGTTGAGTTCGTCCTCGGCGACGACGTCGGCGAGGGCGCGGGCGGCGGCGAGCATCATGTCGGTGTTGACCGTGCGGGACTGGGCGTCGAGGAGTCCGCGGAAGACGCCGGGGAAGACCAGGACGTTGTTGATCTGGTT
This window contains:
- a CDS encoding ABC transporter ATP-binding protein; translated protein: MSMEITAWNSLHSAMNAKDARGPFSRATLRRIGGFARPHRRRIGQFLFLSVAMALLAVATPILAGRVVGAIVKGGDSGTVTRLALLIAVIAVAEAGLGLLTRWLSATLGEGLILDLRTAVFDHVQRMPVAFFTRTRTGALVSRLNNDVIGAQRAFSNTLSGVVSNTVTLLLTLGVMLSISWQITLLALVLLPVFVLPARRMGSRMAGLQREAAHHNAAMSNQMTERFSAPGATLVKLFGRPAEESAEFASRARAVRDIGVRTAMAQSAFITALTLVSALALALVYGLGGFYALHGRLEPGAVVALALLLTRLYAPLTALAGARVEVMSALVSFERVFEILDLKPLIAEKPDARRVPDGPVSVEFDDVRFGYPAADKVSLASLEDVAGLDTRGGTEVLHGISFRAEPGRMVALVGSSGAGKSTIAQLLPRLYDTDAGSVRLGGVDVRDLSAESVRETLGMVTQDGHLFHDTVRANLLLARPEATEEEVWDALRRARLEGLVASLPDGLDTVVGERGYRLSGGERQRLTIARLLLARQRVVILDEATAHLDSTSEAAVQEALAEALEGRTAVVIAHRLSTVRAADLILVVEDGRVVERGTHGELLAAGGRYEELYRTQFARAQADGEAEPVR